A DNA window from Ignavibacteriales bacterium contains the following coding sequences:
- a CDS encoding glycoside hydrolase family 3 C-terminal domain-containing protein — MTRHFLLSYLLMTFLSVSTSHTQEKIENVLLPFQNPDLSIEDRVNDLVSRMTLDEKIKQLLYNAPAIDRLDIPEYNWWNEGLHGVARAGRATVFPQSIGLSATWDTELMHRVATVIADEARAKHHDAVRNGRRGIYEGLTFWAPNINIFRDPRWGRGMETYGEDPYLTGRLAVEFIKGMQGDDPHYFKTIATPKHFAVHSGPEPERHVFNAVVDERDLRETYLPHFRDAVVDGNAQSVMCAYNRFRGTPCCGSNELLQKILHDEWDFDGYVVSDCWAIKDFYDTHKIVKSGPEAAAMALKAGTDLNCGVTYDSLGIAVRLGLVGEELVDRSVKRIFQSRFKLGTFDPPERVPFAKIPITVNDSKEHREIALEAARKSIVLLKNDGALLPLSKNLKSIAVIGPNANDVEVLLGNYNGTPTDPVTPLAGILNKVKSKTKIFYVQGCNVAENIPLLEVVPSSVLFNKKGTGNENGLAAEYFNINNFLENPAVTRIDSAIDFNWWDKPAVTGLKADSFSVRWTGILIPPVSGKYSIGLNVFGGSKLFLDDSLLVEINNSHVVQTDWKNIELFAGKSYKIQIEFCDRRADASVRFVWSKPNPHLKQEAIEAAKQADVVVMCLGLSPRLEGEEMNIDVAGFSGGDRVDIGLPKIQEDLLKDIAKTGKPIVLVLLNGSALAVNWADENIPAIIEAWYPGQAAGSALADVLFGDYNPAGRLPVTFYKSVDQLPPFSNYGMKERTYKYFTGEPLYPFGYGLSYTNFDYSNLKLETGNINTGESLSVSVDVSNIGKRAGDEVVQLYIKHLNASVPVPLRSLQGFQRIFLKPDEVKTVKFLLTPRQLSVIDANNKRVVEAGKIEISVGGKQPGFVGREDTATTGVISGKFEIIGLPFPVNER; from the coding sequence ATGACTAGACATTTTCTCCTTTCATATCTCTTGATGACATTTCTTTCTGTATCAACTTCTCACACACAGGAGAAAATTGAAAATGTCTTGTTGCCTTTTCAAAATCCTGACTTGTCGATAGAAGATCGGGTGAACGATTTAGTGTCAAGGATGACGCTCGATGAAAAAATCAAACAACTGCTCTACAATGCACCAGCAATTGACCGGTTAGACATTCCTGAATATAACTGGTGGAATGAAGGGCTTCATGGTGTTGCACGGGCGGGAAGGGCTACCGTTTTTCCACAATCTATCGGACTTTCAGCAACGTGGGATACCGAACTGATGCATCGGGTTGCCACTGTTATTGCCGATGAGGCACGCGCTAAACATCACGATGCAGTGCGAAACGGCAGAAGGGGAATTTATGAAGGTTTAACTTTCTGGGCGCCGAATATAAATATCTTCCGCGATCCGCGATGGGGACGCGGTATGGAAACGTACGGTGAAGATCCGTACCTTACCGGACGACTCGCAGTGGAATTTATTAAAGGTATGCAGGGAGATGATCCGCACTATTTTAAAACAATTGCAACGCCAAAACATTTTGCAGTGCACAGCGGTCCCGAGCCGGAGCGCCACGTTTTTAACGCGGTCGTTGATGAGAGAGATCTGCGCGAAACTTATCTGCCGCATTTCCGCGATGCAGTTGTGGATGGAAACGCACAGTCTGTTATGTGTGCCTACAATCGGTTCAGGGGAACGCCGTGTTGCGGAAGTAATGAACTGCTGCAAAAAATCTTGCATGATGAATGGGATTTTGACGGATATGTGGTTTCGGATTGCTGGGCGATAAAAGATTTTTATGACACTCACAAGATCGTGAAATCGGGACCGGAGGCAGCGGCTATGGCACTGAAAGCCGGTACGGATCTGAATTGCGGCGTTACTTACGATAGTCTTGGAATTGCAGTCAGGTTAGGACTTGTTGGCGAAGAGCTTGTGGATCGTTCTGTGAAGCGGATTTTTCAATCACGGTTTAAACTCGGTACGTTCGATCCGCCCGAAAGAGTGCCGTTTGCCAAAATTCCGATCACAGTTAATGACAGTAAGGAACATCGTGAGATTGCGCTTGAGGCAGCAAGGAAATCGATAGTGCTTTTAAAAAACGATGGCGCTCTTTTGCCTTTGAGTAAGAATTTAAAATCGATTGCAGTCATTGGTCCAAATGCCAATGATGTTGAAGTATTGCTTGGCAACTATAATGGAACCCCAACCGATCCTGTAACTCCTCTGGCAGGTATCCTGAATAAGGTAAAATCGAAAACGAAAATATTTTATGTACAGGGTTGCAATGTTGCGGAAAATATTCCGTTACTTGAGGTTGTCCCGTCTTCAGTCCTTTTTAATAAGAAGGGAACAGGTAACGAGAACGGTTTAGCTGCCGAGTATTTCAACATTAATAATTTTTTGGAGAACCCTGCGGTTACGCGCATTGATTCCGCAATCGATTTTAATTGGTGGGATAAGCCCGCTGTAACCGGATTGAAAGCAGATAGTTTCAGTGTCCGATGGACCGGCATATTAATTCCTCCCGTCTCGGGAAAATATTCAATTGGCTTGAACGTATTCGGTGGTTCGAAACTTTTTTTGGATGATTCGTTGTTGGTTGAGATTAATAACTCGCATGTAGTACAGACAGATTGGAAAAATATTGAACTGTTTGCCGGTAAATCATACAAAATACAAATCGAGTTTTGTGACAGGCGGGCAGACGCGAGCGTGCGGTTTGTATGGTCGAAACCGAATCCGCATTTGAAACAAGAAGCTATTGAAGCGGCGAAGCAAGCTGATGTCGTTGTGATGTGTCTGGGGCTGTCACCGCGACTTGAAGGGGAGGAAATGAATATTGATGTTGCGGGATTTTCAGGCGGTGACCGTGTGGATATCGGACTGCCAAAGATACAGGAAGATTTATTAAAAGACATTGCCAAAACAGGTAAACCGATTGTGCTGGTACTTTTAAACGGAAGCGCACTTGCAGTAAATTGGGCTGATGAAAATATTCCCGCGATCATTGAGGCATGGTATCCGGGACAGGCGGCAGGTTCGGCGCTTGCCGATGTTTTGTTCGGAGATTACAATCCGGCGGGCAGGTTACCGGTTACTTTTTATAAATCGGTCGATCAACTTCCGCCTTTTAGCAATTACGGGATGAAAGAAAGAACTTATAAATATTTTACAGGTGAGCCGCTTTATCCGTTTGGGTACGGATTAAGCTATACAAATTTCGATTATAGTAATTTAAAACTCGAGACCGGGAATATAAATACCGGTGAGAGTCTTTCGGTTTCAGTAGATGTTAGCAATATCGGCAAACGAGCAGGTGATGAAGTTGTTCAATTGTATATAAAACATTTGAATGCATCTGTTCCTGTTCCTTTGCGGTCGCTTCAGGGCTTTCAAAGGATTTTTTTAAAACCTGATGAGGTAAAAACAGTTAAATTCTTACTCACTCCCCGGCAACTTTCAGTAATTGACGCTAACAATAAACGTGTAGTTGAGGCGGGGAAAATAGAAATCAGCGTCGGAGGCAAACAGCCGGGATTTGTTGGGCGTGAGGACACAGCTACAACAGGAGTTATATCGGGTAAATTTGAGATAATTGGATTACCGTTTCCGGTAAATGAGAGATGA
- a CDS encoding homoserine O-succinyltransferase encodes MALILSNNYPITASLREHGITCIEKQIIKAYDKHTLRIGIFNVMPEAEKYEFSILRSIGRSDIAVIPIWIRATNHNYKSSDKDHIKKWYLTFEETIKNEPLDGLIITGAPVETIPFESVTYWNELLEIFEYARVNIASTFGICWGGLAIAKYFGVEKINYTKKLFGVYRSKNLNRNHPVTGGLGENFYCPQSRYAGLNESEFRLAVNSGTINPLAYSEKGGHFIFESSDHRFIGHLGHHEYDTDRIVFEHYRDLQKGLVSNPANFNTNNPENVWREEGNEFFTRWLRYIYSKRYGKL; translated from the coding sequence ATGGCATTAATATTATCAAACAATTATCCCATCACAGCCTCATTGCGTGAGCACGGAATTACTTGCATTGAAAAACAAATCATAAAAGCATACGATAAACACACTCTACGCATCGGCATATTCAACGTCATGCCCGAAGCAGAGAAGTATGAGTTCAGTATTTTACGTTCAATTGGAAGATCGGATATCGCCGTTATTCCGATATGGATAAGAGCGACAAATCATAACTACAAAAGCAGCGATAAAGATCATATCAAAAAATGGTATCTGACGTTTGAGGAAACAATTAAAAACGAACCGTTAGACGGATTGATTATAACCGGCGCTCCGGTTGAAACGATCCCGTTCGAATCGGTTACTTACTGGAATGAGTTGCTGGAAATTTTTGAATATGCACGCGTCAACATAGCCAGCACATTTGGAATTTGCTGGGGCGGACTTGCAATTGCAAAATACTTTGGAGTAGAAAAAATTAATTACACGAAAAAATTATTTGGTGTTTATCGTTCAAAAAATTTAAATCGCAATCATCCTGTAACCGGAGGGCTGGGAGAGAATTTTTATTGTCCTCAAAGTAGATATGCCGGCCTTAACGAAAGCGAGTTCCGCTTGGCGGTAAACTCCGGAACAATAAATCCTCTGGCTTATTCCGAAAAAGGCGGGCATTTCATTTTTGAATCGTCCGATCACCGGTTTATAGGTCACCTCGGACATCACGAATACGATACCGACCGGATAGTTTTTGAACATTACCGCGATTTGCAAAAAGGATTGGTAAGCAATCCTGCAAATTTCAATACGAACAATCCTGAAAATGTTTGGCGGGAAGAAGGAAACGAATTCTTCACTCGCTGGTTACGGTATATCTATTCCAAAAGATACGGCAAGTTGTAA
- a CDS encoding xanthine dehydrogenase family protein — protein MKHKIIGKGERRVDAIGKVTGAAKYAEDFNVMHQLYGKVLRAKHPHAKILKIDTSKAQKIDGVEAILTANDIPGDKVFGVVVRNQAILAHDKVRYLGDGVALVAAKTKEIAEQAVSLIEVEYDPLPVISDSEEALKPESIKIHGDDNQFVHHHVTKGDIEKGFTEADFIIEKKFKTQFIEHSAIEPEAVLAEPLEHGGVRVTGSVQNLFSSRRSVASALKLDLNKVQIIQSTLGGSFGGKDEVMTAMCCRAALLCMKTGKPVKMVNTREESMIESYKRHPYVLYYKWGCKKNGSITAMEIKCIADGGAYASMSPFVTWRSVVQATGPYYCENVKTDVYAVYTNNNYTGAMRGFGSPQVNFAIESMMDELAEKVGKDPFEIRLQNGFETGAVTATGQKLDHRVSLKEVLTKSAEAADFLNKWNQYRTPSTTSKRKGIGLACSYRGVSLGAEGTDAAGTIVSVQTDGSVIVSSGITDMGQGAQTQMSQIAAEVLGITMDRIQFLNTNTSRVPDSGPTVASRGTIMGGAAAKKGAEIVRAFLMKTASEMTGLDVMSLDLKDNYLIDTNNGERLASFNEIAAECFNKGRPMYGFGWHKSPQTSWDEHHGHGEAYFTFVYGANIAEVEVDTETGKVDVLNFVSCHDVGKAINRNSVLGQFYGGVAMGLGYGLMEEFDFEDSIPKQLNFDEYLIPTSMDVPNIIPIIVENDDAAGPFGAKSIGEPSNELAAPAIINAIYNATGKRIYEIPATLERVLLGHKLTRKGERGSAKKEEVLSDSCKIRPEGR, from the coding sequence ATGAAACACAAAATAATTGGTAAGGGAGAACGCAGAGTAGATGCAATCGGTAAAGTAACCGGCGCGGCGAAGTACGCCGAGGACTTTAACGTCATGCATCAATTGTACGGCAAAGTACTGCGCGCGAAACATCCTCACGCCAAAATTCTGAAGATCGATACATCGAAGGCGCAAAAAATAGATGGTGTTGAGGCGATTCTTACCGCAAACGATATTCCGGGCGACAAAGTTTTCGGCGTCGTCGTTAGAAATCAAGCAATACTCGCTCACGATAAAGTCAGATATCTCGGTGATGGTGTAGCGCTGGTTGCGGCAAAAACAAAAGAGATAGCCGAACAAGCCGTATCATTAATCGAAGTCGAATATGATCCCTTGCCGGTAATTTCGGATTCCGAAGAAGCGCTCAAACCTGAATCAATAAAAATTCATGGAGATGATAATCAGTTCGTTCATCATCATGTAACAAAAGGAGATATTGAGAAAGGTTTTACCGAAGCGGATTTTATAATCGAGAAAAAATTCAAAACACAATTTATAGAACACTCAGCAATTGAACCTGAAGCAGTATTGGCAGAACCTTTAGAGCATGGCGGTGTGAGAGTTACAGGTTCGGTGCAAAATTTATTTTCAAGCAGACGCTCGGTTGCATCTGCTCTCAAACTCGATCTGAACAAAGTTCAGATAATTCAATCAACACTCGGCGGTTCATTCGGCGGGAAGGATGAAGTAATGACGGCGATGTGCTGTCGTGCCGCTTTACTCTGTATGAAAACGGGTAAGCCCGTGAAGATGGTCAATACACGTGAAGAGTCGATGATAGAAAGTTACAAACGGCATCCGTACGTTCTCTATTATAAATGGGGCTGTAAGAAGAATGGTTCGATAACCGCGATGGAAATAAAATGTATTGCAGATGGCGGTGCGTATGCTTCGATGAGTCCGTTTGTAACGTGGCGCTCGGTAGTGCAGGCGACAGGTCCGTACTATTGCGAGAATGTTAAGACAGATGTTTATGCGGTTTACACAAACAATAATTATACAGGCGCGATGCGCGGCTTCGGTTCACCGCAGGTGAACTTCGCTATTGAATCGATGATGGATGAACTTGCCGAAAAAGTTGGAAAAGATCCTTTCGAGATTCGTTTACAAAATGGATTTGAAACCGGCGCTGTTACTGCAACAGGACAGAAGCTTGATCATCGTGTAAGTTTGAAAGAAGTTTTGACTAAATCTGCAGAAGCGGCTGATTTTCTGAATAAATGGAATCAATATCGCACACCATCAACAACTTCGAAGCGCAAAGGCATCGGGCTTGCATGCAGTTATCGCGGTGTTTCGCTCGGTGCTGAAGGAACCGATGCCGCCGGTACAATTGTGTCGGTTCAAACTGATGGCAGCGTGATTGTCTCATCCGGTATTACAGATATGGGACAGGGAGCGCAGACTCAGATGTCTCAGATTGCCGCTGAAGTTCTTGGCATAACGATGGATAGAATCCAATTTTTGAATACGAACACGAGTCGTGTTCCGGATTCCGGACCAACTGTTGCATCGCGCGGTACAATCATGGGCGGCGCTGCGGCGAAGAAGGGTGCCGAAATTGTTCGTGCATTTCTGATGAAAACTGCATCCGAAATGACGGGGCTTGATGTTATGTCGCTGGATTTGAAAGACAATTATCTTATTGATACCAACAACGGTGAACGACTTGCATCATTCAATGAAATTGCTGCGGAATGTTTTAATAAAGGCAGGCCTATGTACGGATTCGGCTGGCATAAGTCGCCGCAAACTTCTTGGGATGAACATCACGGTCATGGTGAAGCGTATTTCACTTTCGTTTACGGAGCTAACATTGCCGAAGTGGAAGTGGATACCGAAACAGGTAAAGTTGATGTTCTGAATTTTGTTTCTTGTCATGATGTTGGCAAAGCAATCAACCGCAATTCAGTTCTCGGACAATTTTACGGCGGTGTTGCGATGGGACTCGGTTACGGATTGATGGAGGAATTCGATTTTGAAGATTCAATTCCGAAACAATTGAACTTTGACGAATATTTAATTCCAACATCGATGGATGTTCCGAATATCATACCGATAATTGTTGAGAATGATGATGCCGCCGGACCTTTCGGTGCAAAGTCAATCGGTGAACCGTCGAATGAATTAGCTGCACCTGCAATCATAAATGCAATTTACAACGCGACAGGAAAACGCATTTATGAAATTCCTGCAACTCTCGAAAGAGTTCTGCTCGGACATAAGCTCACGAGAAAAGGGGAACGTGGTTCAGCGAAGAAGGAAGAAGTTTTGTCAGATTCATGCAAGATTAGACCGGAGGGAAGATGA
- a CDS encoding xanthine dehydrogenase family protein subunit M has translation MKPFEYKAVNSVEEACSVLAEYGSDARILAGGTDLLIEFRKQNVRTPKVVIDISFIKEIHSIESPNGTIIIRPLVTHSEIVNSKVVQQYASLLTSAALVIGSPQIRNRGTVGGNIMNAATCADTVPPLIALGAKVTLESKAGSRQLDLSDLFIKPYQTKAKHEEILTEIHFTKLPPNAKSSFIKLGRRNALAISRLSVAAILTQDKNGKITDARIVPGAALPVWKRVTEAEKILIGEKPSIELFTAAGQKVSEVLISHTGRRWSTEYKEPVIAVLVRRALEQCTLTPNPSPKLGEGSSDLSELGEG, from the coding sequence ATGAAACCTTTCGAGTACAAAGCGGTTAACTCAGTCGAAGAAGCGTGTTCGGTTTTAGCTGAATATGGTTCAGATGCGCGCATACTTGCCGGCGGTACAGACTTGCTCATCGAATTTCGCAAACAAAATGTTAGAACTCCAAAAGTTGTTATCGATATTTCGTTCATAAAAGAAATACACAGTATCGAATCTCCGAATGGAACAATTATCATTAGACCTTTAGTCACGCATTCAGAGATCGTAAATTCAAAAGTTGTCCAACAATATGCTTCGCTTCTTACGAGTGCTGCATTGGTTATCGGTTCACCTCAGATTAGAAACAGGGGAACTGTCGGTGGCAATATCATGAATGCTGCCACATGTGCAGATACGGTTCCGCCATTAATCGCTCTTGGAGCGAAAGTAACACTAGAATCTAAAGCTGGTTCGAGACAGCTCGATCTTTCTGATCTATTCATCAAGCCGTATCAAACAAAAGCTAAACACGAAGAAATCCTAACTGAAATTCATTTTACAAAACTTCCACCAAATGCTAAAAGTTCTTTCATAAAACTTGGAAGAAGGAATGCTCTGGCAATTTCACGCTTGAGTGTTGCCGCGATTTTAACTCAAGATAAGAACGGAAAAATTACAGATGCCCGAATAGTTCCCGGTGCAGCACTTCCGGTATGGAAACGAGTTACCGAAGCTGAGAAAATATTGATCGGCGAAAAACCATCAATAGAATTATTCACAGCTGCGGGACAAAAAGTATCTGAAGTTCTGATTTCACATACAGGCAGGCGCTGGTCGACGGAATATAAAGAACCGGTAATTGCAGTATTGGTGAGGAGAGCGTTGGAGCAATGTACCCTCACCCCCAACCCCTCTCCCAAATTGGGCGAGGGGAGTTCCGATTTATCGGAACTGGGAGAGGGTTAA
- a CDS encoding (2Fe-2S)-binding protein gives MKKFTIKTIVNNRKYEFSVSQNQTLLHFLREELGLTGTKCGCEIGECGACTVLLNGEAVNSCLVLVPQIDGKEIVTVEGLSINGKLHPLQETFMNHDAVHCGFCTPGMLMSAKALLDKNPKAGEKEIRTAISGNLCRCTGYVQIVEAINDASEK, from the coding sequence ATGAAGAAATTTACAATCAAGACAATCGTAAACAATCGTAAATACGAATTTTCCGTTTCCCAAAATCAAACCCTGCTACATTTTCTCCGCGAAGAATTAGGACTAACCGGAACAAAATGCGGCTGCGAAATCGGTGAGTGTGGCGCTTGCACAGTTTTACTCAACGGTGAAGCGGTGAATTCCTGTCTCGTGCTTGTTCCACAAATCGATGGAAAAGAAATCGTTACGGTGGAAGGATTGTCGATCAACGGCAAACTTCATCCCCTACAAGAAACGTTTATGAATCATGATGCAGTTCACTGTGGTTTCTGTACGCCTGGAATGTTGATGAGCGCAAAAGCGTTGCTTGATAAAAATCCCAAAGCAGGCGAAAAAGAAATTCGGACCGCAATTTCCGGAAATCTTTGTCGATGCACCGGTTATGTACAAATTGTTGAGGCGATCAATGATGCTTCAGAAAAATAA
- a CDS encoding M28 family peptidase, translating into MKNVLTIILILCFTFPLFAQEIDPTVAAVINNVNADSLTYFVSELSGEIPVTVNDTQYTIASRYDTASGNAIAALYINQKLQSYGLNPQFQDFPSGGRNVFAVQTGIDHPGQMYIICAHYDDMPRGTVAPGADDNASGTAAVIEAARILSKYQTSYTILYALWDREEQGLLGSEYYSNLASAKGDTILGVINLDMISWDSNDDMAMDIHTSSTGNSLKLTDTVLFVNTTYNIGVLPVVKNPGSEASDHASFWVNNYSAIMLIESFSDFNLYYHKTSDLLSAFNNAFYYRMSKLALGTIATLTGVREATRVSVTEGTISNYILSQNYPNPFNPVTTIDYRLSSLTSVMLEVFDMLGRRVAILVDDIQPAGKHTAIWNASDCSSGMYVYRLRAGDYSQMKIMALIK; encoded by the coding sequence ATGAAAAACGTACTAACAATAATATTAATCTTGTGCTTTACATTTCCGCTCTTTGCACAAGAAATAGATCCGACAGTTGCCGCGGTTATAAACAATGTCAATGCTGATTCGTTGACATATTTTGTTTCTGAGCTATCCGGGGAAATTCCTGTAACTGTAAACGACACACAGTATACAATTGCCTCACGCTACGATACTGCTTCGGGAAATGCAATTGCCGCGCTTTACATCAATCAGAAATTGCAAAGTTACGGATTAAATCCACAATTTCAAGACTTCCCTTCCGGCGGAAGGAATGTTTTTGCCGTTCAAACCGGTATCGATCATCCCGGTCAAATGTATATTATCTGCGCTCATTATGATGATATGCCTAGAGGTACTGTTGCCCCCGGGGCAGACGATAACGCCAGCGGTACTGCCGCTGTTATTGAAGCGGCAAGAATTCTCAGCAAGTATCAAACATCTTACACAATTCTTTATGCTCTTTGGGATAGAGAAGAACAGGGACTTCTGGGAAGTGAATATTATTCAAATCTTGCGTCGGCAAAGGGTGATACAATTCTTGGTGTGATCAATCTTGATATGATTTCATGGGACAGTAATGACGACATGGCTATGGATATTCACACATCATCGACAGGCAATTCATTAAAGTTAACAGATACCGTTCTTTTTGTAAACACAACTTACAACATCGGAGTGTTGCCAGTGGTAAAAAATCCTGGCAGCGAAGCAAGTGATCATGCTTCTTTCTGGGTGAATAATTATAGTGCAATAATGTTGATTGAATCTTTTTCCGATTTCAATCTTTACTATCATAAAACAAGTGATTTATTAAGCGCATTCAATAATGCGTTCTATTATAGAATGTCTAAATTAGCATTAGGTACTATTGCAACTCTCACTGGTGTCCGTGAAGCAACTCGAGTCTCGGTTACAGAAGGGACTATTTCTAATTACATCTTAAGTCAAAATTACCCGAATCCATTTAATCCGGTGACAACCATCGATTACCGGTTATCGTCTTTGACATCCGTAATGCTTGAGGTGTTTGATATGCTCGGTCGGCGGGTAGCAATTCTTGTTGACGATATACAACCTGCCGGGAAACATACTGCAATATGGAATGCTTCTGATTGTTCTTCCGGAATGTATGTTTACAGGTTGAGGGCAGGAGATTATTCGCAAATGAAAATAATGGCATTAATTAAGTAA
- a CDS encoding FAD-dependent oxidoreductase: MTNQQAGVEAERCLQCFDAPCVHACPTHIQIPTFISMIKSGNIRGAAEVVKTSNAMANVCGKICPEEVYCQSVCNRAKEDTPIQIRELHFFATQSEARKKFSELKPFPKSGKQVAVIGGGPTGIGCAFELSKFGYKVTLFDEKGMGGVPKSSIPLFRLTESELQDDLKFLSTHFSVKKEKITDAKFSQLKNKFDAIYLGIGLGKDRSLGLKGENLRGVYLVLEFLETAKVKQKKMSIGKKVVVVGGGNVSLDAAATAKRLGASEVILIYRRSESEMKVWKSELEEARKQGVEIRFLTNPIEIIGTKRVSGIKCRRTTLSKKKDESGRLIPVEVKGSDFILEADTVIIAIGQSIGSDIVNRFKRNSKGFIAVDKNYQTSMKSFFAGGDAISGEGTIVQSVAHGKQAAHAIHKSLSIKKSK, encoded by the coding sequence ATGACTAATCAACAAGCCGGTGTAGAAGCAGAGAGATGTTTGCAATGTTTCGATGCGCCTTGTGTGCATGCATGTCCCACACATATTCAAATTCCGACTTTCATCTCGATGATTAAATCCGGTAACATACGCGGTGCTGCGGAAGTTGTAAAAACTTCAAACGCTATGGCAAATGTTTGCGGAAAAATTTGCCCCGAAGAAGTTTATTGTCAGTCTGTATGCAACCGTGCGAAAGAAGATACGCCAATTCAAATTCGTGAACTTCATTTCTTCGCGACACAATCAGAAGCACGTAAGAAGTTTAGCGAACTGAAGCCATTTCCCAAATCAGGTAAACAAGTTGCCGTTATAGGTGGAGGACCAACGGGAATCGGATGTGCGTTTGAGCTTTCAAAATTTGGGTACAAAGTTACCTTGTTCGATGAAAAAGGAATGGGTGGAGTTCCGAAGAGCAGCATTCCGTTATTTCGTTTGACTGAAAGTGAGTTACAAGATGATTTAAAATTTTTATCAACACATTTTTCTGTGAAGAAAGAAAAAATAACCGATGCGAAGTTCAGCCAGCTTAAAAATAAATTTGATGCAATTTATTTAGGTATCGGACTTGGTAAAGACAGATCTCTAGGATTGAAGGGTGAAAATTTGAGAGGAGTTTATCTTGTTCTGGAGTTCCTTGAAACAGCAAAAGTAAAACAGAAGAAAATGTCTATTGGTAAAAAGGTAGTAGTTGTCGGCGGCGGAAACGTTTCACTTGATGCAGCGGCAACCGCCAAACGGCTCGGCGCTTCAGAAGTCATTTTGATTTACAGGAGAAGTGAATCTGAGATGAAGGTTTGGAAGAGCGAGCTCGAAGAAGCAAGGAAACAAGGTGTTGAAATCCGCTTCCTGACAAATCCTATTGAAATTATTGGAACGAAAAGAGTTTCGGGCATTAAATGCAGACGTACAACACTTTCGAAAAAGAAAGATGAATCTGGCCGCCTCATTCCGGTTGAAGTGAAAGGATCCGATTTCATACTTGAAGCTGATACAGTTATAATCGCCATCGGACAATCGATTGGTTCTGATATTGTCAACCGGTTCAAACGTAACAGCAAGGGATTTATTGCTGTCGATAAAAATTATCAAACATCCATGAAATCTTTTTTTGCCGGAGGTGATGCGATATCAGGCGAAGGGACAATCGTACAATCGGTAGCACATGGTAAACAGGCGGCACATGCTATTCATAAATCTTTATCAATTAAAAAGTCAAAATGA